One region of Catenuloplanes indicus genomic DNA includes:
- a CDS encoding sugar ABC transporter ATP-binding protein, whose translation MSAPPALELRDITKSFGPVRALNGVTLRLPAGRVHCLAGENGAGKSTLIRVLTGALPRDSGDFEIDGRPVPAATPAALRQAGVQAVYQELSLLPQLSVAENLYMGRLPSRGGLVRRGALHRSARAALDEVGLHAVEPGDLVETLPAATRQLVEIAKVLTAERVKVIVFDEPTTALTEEESGRLLDHIRRLRARGVAILYVSHRLEEMFEIGDHVTVLRDGALSESGPISGYDEDRLITAMVGREITALYPERTATPGPERLTARGLRRSADGPAVDLSVRQGEVLGIGGLLGAGRSETLLAIFGAEPVAGGTIEIDGEPVRPAGPRAMMRAGVGLLSEDRRVLGLLPQLSIRENVTIASLHRTGRRGLLPGRAVAAAADRLLDGLRLRAGSYDQPVATLSGGNQQKVLLARWLLTEPRVLLFDEPTKGIDVGAKGELYAVIGDLAARGLAIVVVSSYLPELLGIADRVVVLRDGRVAGELPGDASEEDVLHLASGTRTPGKENRDA comes from the coding sequence ATGAGCGCCCCACCGGCCCTGGAGCTGCGGGACATCACCAAGTCGTTCGGCCCGGTGCGCGCGCTCAACGGCGTCACGCTGCGACTGCCGGCCGGCCGGGTGCACTGCCTGGCCGGGGAGAACGGCGCCGGCAAGTCCACCTTGATCAGGGTGCTGACCGGGGCGTTGCCGCGCGACTCCGGCGACTTCGAGATCGACGGGCGGCCGGTGCCGGCCGCCACGCCGGCCGCGCTCCGCCAGGCCGGGGTGCAGGCCGTCTACCAGGAGCTGAGCCTGCTGCCGCAGCTGTCGGTGGCGGAGAACCTCTACATGGGACGGCTGCCGTCCCGCGGTGGCCTGGTCCGGCGCGGCGCGCTGCACCGGTCCGCGCGCGCCGCGCTGGACGAGGTGGGCCTGCACGCGGTCGAGCCCGGCGACCTGGTGGAGACGCTGCCGGCCGCCACCCGCCAGCTCGTCGAGATCGCCAAGGTGCTCACGGCCGAGCGGGTCAAGGTGATCGTGTTCGACGAGCCGACCACCGCGCTGACCGAGGAGGAATCGGGCCGGCTGCTCGACCACATCCGCCGGCTCCGCGCCCGCGGCGTGGCGATCCTCTACGTCTCGCACCGGCTGGAGGAGATGTTCGAGATCGGTGACCACGTCACGGTGCTGCGCGACGGCGCGCTCTCCGAGTCCGGGCCGATCTCCGGATACGACGAGGACCGGCTGATCACCGCGATGGTCGGGCGGGAGATCACCGCGCTCTACCCGGAGCGCACGGCCACGCCGGGGCCGGAGCGGCTCACGGCCCGCGGCCTGCGCCGGTCCGCGGACGGACCGGCCGTCGACCTGTCGGTACGCCAGGGCGAGGTCCTCGGCATCGGCGGCCTGCTCGGCGCCGGGCGCAGCGAGACGCTGCTGGCGATCTTCGGTGCGGAGCCGGTGGCCGGCGGCACGATCGAGATCGACGGTGAGCCGGTCCGGCCGGCCGGCCCGCGCGCGATGATGCGCGCCGGTGTCGGCCTGCTCTCCGAGGACCGGAGGGTGCTCGGCCTGCTACCCCAGCTGTCGATCCGGGAGAACGTGACGATCGCCAGCCTGCACCGCACCGGCCGGCGCGGGCTGCTTCCCGGGCGTGCGGTCGCCGCGGCGGCGGACCGGCTGCTGGACGGGCTGCGGCTGCGCGCCGGGTCGTACGACCAGCCGGTCGCCACGCTGTCCGGCGGCAACCAGCAGAAGGTGCTGCTCGCCCGGTGGCTGCTCACCGAGCCCCGGGTACTGCTCTTCGACGAGCCGACCAAAGGCATCGACGTGGGCGCGAAGGGCGAGCTGTACGCGGTGATCGGCGACCTGGCCGCGCGCGGTCTCGCGATCGTGGTGGTCTCGTCGTACCTGCCGGAGCTGCTCGGGATCGCCGACCGGGTGGTGGTGCTGCGCGACGGCCGGGTCGCGGGCGAACTGCCCGGCGACGCGTCCGAAGAGGACGTGCTGCACCTGGCGTCCGGCACCCGTACCCCGGGGAAGGAGAATCGCGATGCCTAG
- a CDS encoding ABC transporter substrate-binding protein, translating into MARSRTVFSLSFVAVIALVALVAGVVTGRATGSGGPARGGGGVGNAAGTRIDVIIKASDSSFWQVMVAGANNAAADFGIEVSTFGPTSETNIDEQVQLVENSVSRGVDGLVLAANSSSALNSAIDRARQAGVKVITVDSRVTTATEGFIGTDNVKAGAQAGRRMCELLTAANRTTGAILIESSVAGIQSLTDRDAGFRQGLAEKCPRVDATQQRYNNNDINTAAAQVNDALTANRELLGVFADNNTSGVGAARAVKDNAAADRVPVVAFDSDPQENAALADGSIDALVVQNPYFFGYQGVLAAAMAAAGRIPPADIDPGAVVADQRNRTEPAVRALLEPPAEETGG; encoded by the coding sequence ATGGCCAGATCCCGCACCGTCTTCTCACTGTCCTTCGTCGCCGTGATCGCGCTGGTGGCGCTCGTCGCCGGGGTGGTCACCGGGCGCGCCACCGGATCGGGCGGCCCGGCCCGGGGCGGAGGTGGCGTCGGCAACGCCGCGGGCACCCGCATCGACGTGATCATCAAGGCCAGCGACTCGTCGTTCTGGCAGGTCATGGTGGCCGGGGCGAACAACGCCGCCGCCGACTTCGGCATCGAGGTGAGCACGTTCGGCCCCACCTCGGAGACCAACATCGACGAGCAGGTCCAGCTGGTGGAGAACTCGGTCTCCCGCGGCGTCGACGGCCTGGTGCTGGCCGCGAACTCGTCCAGCGCGCTCAACTCGGCGATCGACCGGGCCCGCCAGGCCGGCGTCAAGGTGATCACCGTCGACTCGCGGGTGACCACGGCGACCGAGGGCTTCATCGGCACCGACAACGTCAAGGCCGGCGCGCAGGCCGGGCGCCGGATGTGCGAACTGCTCACGGCCGCGAACCGGACGACCGGCGCGATCCTGATCGAGTCGTCGGTGGCCGGCATCCAGTCGCTCACCGACCGGGACGCGGGCTTCCGCCAAGGGCTCGCGGAGAAGTGCCCGCGGGTCGACGCGACGCAGCAGCGCTACAACAACAACGACATCAACACCGCGGCCGCGCAGGTCAACGACGCGCTCACGGCGAACCGGGAGCTGCTCGGCGTGTTCGCGGACAACAACACGTCCGGCGTCGGCGCGGCGCGCGCGGTGAAGGACAACGCGGCGGCGGACCGGGTGCCGGTGGTCGCGTTCGACTCCGACCCGCAGGAGAACGCGGCGCTCGCGGACGGCTCGATCGACGCGCTGGTGGTGCAGAACCCGTACTTCTTCGGCTATCAGGGCGTGCTCGCGGCCGCGATGGCCGCGGCCGGCCGGATCCCACCGGCCGACATCGACCCGGGCGCGGTCGTGGCGGATCAGCGGAACCGCACCGAGCCGGCCGTACGGGCGCTGCTCGAACCGCCGGCCGAGGAGACCGGCGGATGA
- the flhA gene encoding flagellar biosynthesis protein FlhA — MNTRLMGQLAVPIGVIAIIVMMVVPLPTLVLDMLIALNITGALLIVLVSMFVQKPLEFSIFPALLLIFTLFRLALNISATRLVLMDGFAGKVIEAFGHFVVGGSLIVGLVIFTILVIVQMVVVTKGAERVAEVGARFTLDAMPGKQMAIDADLNAGLIDEPEARKRRSEVSAEADFYGAMDGASKFVKGDAIAAIIITLINLIGGFGVGMLQKGMAPAEAIQTYSLLSVGDGLVSQIPALLLSVATGLIVTRSATEGDMGSSVTKQLSQHKLALQIGGGAALALCVIPGLPKLPFLVVGGLVLFASTRLKPPVEEPKDGEAAEGTAAAAVNPDTTESIMGEMRVDPLELALSPDLVDLVDPTGGDLLDRVRALRRKIALELGVVMPPVRTRDDLELPLSGYAIRISGVETGRGQAPPGTVLAIGDGLSALPGRAGIEPVFGLAGKWVPAELHYQAELAGATVVDRASVIITHLAEVVRTNASRLLGREDVRALVETVKRTHPVVVEELTPSLLSLGQIQRVLQSLLEEGVAIRDLVRIFEALSLRAKVSTDHDGLVEAARAALGPAIAQQFTTGGTLTVITLDPQLEHAMLESLRPSENGLFLALDAALAENVVNQIGMHAETAEQQGASPVLACSPQLRPPLHRLLRAGGRKTAVMSYSEIAGSTAQIETMGVVNGAYAGAA; from the coding sequence GTGAACACGAGGCTGATGGGCCAGCTGGCCGTACCGATCGGGGTCATCGCGATCATCGTGATGATGGTGGTGCCGCTGCCGACGCTGGTGCTCGACATGCTGATCGCGCTGAACATCACCGGCGCGCTCCTGATCGTCCTGGTCAGCATGTTCGTCCAAAAGCCGCTGGAGTTCTCGATTTTCCCGGCGCTACTTCTGATCTTCACGCTGTTCCGGCTGGCGCTGAACATCAGCGCGACCCGGCTGGTGCTGATGGACGGCTTCGCGGGCAAGGTGATCGAGGCGTTCGGTCACTTCGTGGTGGGCGGCTCGCTCATCGTCGGTCTGGTCATCTTCACCATTCTGGTGATCGTGCAGATGGTCGTGGTGACCAAGGGCGCGGAGCGGGTCGCGGAGGTCGGCGCCCGGTTCACGCTGGACGCGATGCCCGGCAAGCAGATGGCGATCGACGCGGACCTGAACGCGGGCCTGATCGACGAGCCGGAGGCGCGGAAGCGACGGTCCGAGGTCTCCGCGGAGGCGGACTTCTACGGCGCGATGGACGGTGCCTCGAAGTTCGTGAAGGGTGACGCGATCGCGGCCATCATCATCACGCTGATCAACCTGATCGGCGGCTTCGGCGTGGGCATGCTGCAGAAGGGCATGGCACCGGCCGAGGCGATCCAGACGTACAGCCTGCTGAGCGTGGGTGACGGCCTGGTCTCGCAGATCCCGGCACTGCTGCTGTCGGTGGCCACCGGTCTGATCGTGACCCGGTCGGCCACCGAGGGCGACATGGGCAGCAGCGTCACCAAACAGCTCAGTCAGCACAAGCTGGCGCTGCAGATCGGCGGCGGTGCCGCGCTGGCGCTGTGCGTGATCCCGGGCCTGCCCAAGTTGCCGTTCCTGGTGGTCGGTGGCCTGGTGCTGTTCGCGTCCACCCGGCTCAAGCCGCCGGTGGAGGAGCCGAAGGACGGCGAGGCCGCGGAGGGTACGGCGGCCGCCGCGGTCAACCCGGACACCACCGAGTCGATCATGGGTGAGATGCGGGTCGACCCGCTGGAGCTGGCGCTCTCCCCCGACCTGGTGGACCTGGTCGACCCGACCGGCGGTGACCTGCTGGACCGGGTCCGCGCGCTGCGCCGCAAGATCGCGCTGGAGCTCGGCGTGGTGATGCCTCCGGTCCGTACCCGCGATGACCTTGAACTTCCGCTGTCCGGCTACGCGATCCGGATCAGCGGCGTGGAGACCGGCCGCGGCCAGGCACCGCCGGGCACCGTGCTGGCGATCGGCGACGGCCTCTCCGCGCTGCCCGGCCGGGCCGGCATCGAGCCGGTGTTCGGGCTGGCCGGCAAGTGGGTCCCGGCCGAGCTGCACTACCAGGCGGAGCTGGCCGGTGCCACCGTGGTCGACCGCGCCTCGGTGATCATCACGCATCTGGCCGAGGTGGTTCGCACGAACGCGAGCCGGCTGCTCGGCCGCGAGGACGTGCGGGCGCTGGTGGAGACGGTCAAGCGCACACACCCGGTGGTGGTCGAGGAACTGACCCCGTCGCTGCTCAGCCTCGGCCAGATCCAGCGCGTGCTGCAGTCGCTGCTGGAGGAGGGCGTCGCCATCCGCGACCTGGTGCGCATCTTCGAGGCGCTGTCGCTGCGCGCGAAGGTCTCGACCGACCACGACGGCCTGGTGGAGGCGGCCCGCGCGGCGCTCGGCCCGGCGATCGCGCAGCAGTTCACCACCGGCGGCACGCTGACGGTGATCACGCTCGACCCGCAGCTGGAGCACGCGATGCTGGAGTCGCTGCGGCCGAGCGAGAACGGGCTGTTCCTGGCGCTGGACGCCGCGCTCGCCGAGAACGTGGTGAACCAGATCGGGATGCACGCCGAGACCGCGGAGCAGCAGGGCGCCAGCCCGGTCCTGGCCTGCTCCCCGCAGCTGCGGCCGCCGCTGCACCGGCTGTTGCGGGCCGGTGGGCGCAAGACCGCGGTCATGTCCTACTCCGAGATCGCCGGTTCGACCGCGCAGATCGAGACGATGGGGGTGGTGAACGGTGCCTACGCGGGTGCTGCTTGA
- the flhB gene encoding flagellar biosynthesis protein FlhB: MSGEKTEKPTPQKLKKAREEGQIGKTPDLGAWAGIAAASVLVPMTLEKAVEKAREVILRLPDVVERPDVGSALDMFRDALLGSAYAVAPLAVAMMLIGIAGSGAQGGIHVATKLLMPKFSRLNPLQGFKRILGMQAIWEGVKALVKTLVLAGVLYMQIKDLVPSLMTAGNLPLAVLLDMVKDATIAIIRTAAVAGLVMAAADYFVVRMRTMKQLKMSKQEVKDEYKKTEGDPHVKGQIRARQHAMARNRMMSDVPKADVVLVNPTHVAVALRYEPEKGAPRVVAKGQGNIAQKIRDLATENRIPMIQDVPLARALYGSCEIGTEIPAEFYGAVAKVLAFVMSLKSRGSAAGTHRLAA, encoded by the coding sequence GTGAGCGGCGAGAAGACCGAGAAACCCACACCACAGAAACTCAAGAAGGCCCGCGAAGAGGGCCAGATCGGCAAGACGCCGGACCTGGGTGCCTGGGCCGGCATCGCGGCGGCCAGCGTGCTGGTGCCGATGACGCTGGAGAAGGCGGTCGAGAAGGCGCGCGAGGTGATTCTGCGGCTGCCGGACGTGGTCGAGCGACCGGACGTCGGGTCCGCGCTGGACATGTTCCGGGACGCCCTGCTGGGTTCGGCGTACGCGGTGGCGCCGCTCGCGGTCGCGATGATGCTGATCGGCATCGCCGGTTCGGGCGCGCAGGGCGGCATCCACGTCGCCACCAAGCTGCTGATGCCGAAGTTCTCCCGGCTCAACCCGCTGCAGGGCTTCAAGCGGATCCTCGGCATGCAGGCGATCTGGGAGGGCGTCAAGGCGCTGGTCAAGACGCTGGTGCTGGCCGGCGTGCTGTACATGCAGATCAAGGACCTGGTGCCGTCGCTGATGACGGCCGGCAACCTGCCGCTCGCGGTGCTGCTGGACATGGTCAAGGACGCCACCATCGCGATCATCCGGACCGCCGCGGTGGCCGGCCTGGTGATGGCCGCGGCCGACTACTTCGTGGTGCGGATGCGCACCATGAAGCAGCTGAAGATGTCGAAGCAAGAGGTGAAGGACGAGTACAAGAAGACCGAGGGTGACCCGCACGTCAAGGGCCAGATCCGGGCTCGGCAGCACGCGATGGCACGGAACCGGATGATGTCCGACGTGCCGAAGGCGGACGTGGTGCTGGTCAACCCGACGCACGTGGCGGTGGCGCTGCGCTACGAGCCGGAGAAGGGCGCGCCGCGGGTGGTCGCGAAGGGGCAGGGCAACATCGCGCAGAAGATCCGCGACCTGGCGACCGAGAACCGGATCCCGATGATCCAGGACGTGCCGCTGGCTCGCGCGCTCTACGGCAGCTGCGAGATCGGCACTGAGATCCCGGCCGAGTTCTACGGCGCGGTGGCGAAGGTGCTGGCGTTCGTGATGAGCCTGAAGTCGCGCGGTTCCGCGGCCGGCACGCACCGCCTGGCCGCGTAA
- the fliR gene encoding flagellar biosynthetic protein FliR, which yields MELQTANLTALLLAMVRASAWLALCPPFNSRLIPARIKALLALALALPMSPKLAGQVPELATSALLVSVVEQVLVGAALGFITALLFAAIQAAGDMIDLFGGFTLAMAFDPLSQVQSSIFGRFYNLLAVTLLFATEGHQMVLRGFMMSYTSLPLNDTLSLETLSRLLTEGVVDMFLAAIQIAGPLIAVLFLTDVGFGLLNRVAPALNAFSLGFPAKIFLVLMLGGTAIAVLPRALDVIVEKAVSAVVTLSGA from the coding sequence ATGGAGTTGCAGACGGCGAACCTCACGGCGCTGCTGCTCGCCATGGTTCGCGCGTCCGCGTGGCTGGCGCTCTGCCCGCCGTTCAACTCGCGGCTGATCCCGGCCCGGATCAAGGCCCTGCTCGCCCTCGCGCTCGCGTTGCCGATGTCGCCCAAGCTCGCCGGTCAGGTGCCGGAGCTGGCGACATCGGCTCTTCTCGTTTCCGTGGTCGAGCAGGTGCTGGTCGGCGCCGCGCTGGGCTTCATCACCGCGCTGCTGTTCGCCGCGATCCAGGCAGCCGGTGACATGATCGACCTGTTCGGCGGGTTCACACTGGCCATGGCGTTCGACCCGCTGTCCCAGGTGCAAAGCTCGATCTTCGGCCGGTTCTACAACCTGCTGGCCGTGACGCTGCTGTTCGCGACCGAGGGGCACCAGATGGTGCTGCGCGGCTTCATGATGTCGTACACCTCGCTGCCGCTGAACGACACGCTGTCCCTGGAGACGCTGTCCCGGCTGCTCACCGAGGGCGTGGTGGACATGTTCCTGGCCGCGATCCAGATCGCCGGTCCGCTGATCGCGGTGCTGTTCCTCACGGACGTCGGTTTCGGCCTGCTGAACCGCGTGGCGCCGGCGCTCAACGCGTTCTCGCTCGGCTTTCCCGCCAAGATCTTCCTGGTGCTGATGCTGGGCGGTACCGCGATCGCGGTGCTGCCACGCGCGCTGGACGTCATCGTCGAGAAGGCGGTCTCCGCGGTCGTCACCCTATCCGGGGCCTGA
- the fliQ gene encoding flagellar biosynthesis protein FliQ produces the protein MTDTQVVHLGLEAMTIAAKLCAPVLLTALAIGFAISLFQSVTQIQEATLSFVPKAIACGVALLVSGNWMLHEMMSFTHNLFERIPSLLG, from the coding sequence TTGACGGACACGCAGGTTGTGCATCTCGGGCTTGAGGCCATGACCATCGCGGCCAAGCTGTGCGCGCCCGTTCTGCTGACCGCGCTGGCCATCGGCTTCGCCATTTCGCTGTTCCAGTCCGTGACCCAGATCCAGGAGGCTACGCTCAGCTTCGTGCCCAAGGCCATCGCCTGTGGCGTCGCGCTGCTGGTCAGCGGCAACTGGATGCTGCACGAGATGATGTCCTTCACGCACAACCTGTTCGAGCGGATCCCGAGCCTTCTCGGGTAG
- the fliQ gene encoding flagellar biosynthesis protein FliQ has translation MTDTQVVHLGLEAMTIAAKLCAPVLLTALAIGFAISLFQSVTQIQEATLSFVPKAIACGVALLVSGNWMLHEMMSFTHQLFDRIPSLLG, from the coding sequence TTGACCGACACGCAGGTCGTGCACCTCGGGCTCGAAGCTATGACCATCGCGGCCAAGCTCTGCGCACCCGTTCTGCTCACCGCGCTGGCCATCGGCTTCGCCATCTCCCTCTTCCAGTCCGTCACCCAGATCCAGGAGGCCACGCTCTCCTTCGTCCCCAAGGCCATCGCCTGCGGCGTCGCCCTGCTGGTCAGCGGCAACTGGATGCTCCACGAGATGATGTCCTTCACCCACCAGCTCTTCGACCGCATCCCCAGCCTCCTCGGCTGA
- the fliP gene encoding flagellar type III secretion system pore protein FliP (The bacterial flagellar biogenesis protein FliP forms a type III secretion system (T3SS)-type pore required for flagellar assembly.), which yields MTARRTVALLLLLGALLLISPASVAAAPAPQPTDAGTIDININGGGDAGQPSTSIVLLIGLTLLSVAPALLLLCTCFTKVFMVLGITRNALGLTSMPPNQVIAGLALFITFFIMSPVLSEVNATGVQPYLKGDKDQTAAFNDGVRPLRAFMLEHTRPDEIALLTKVADAEKPANPDAVPLTTLVPAFILSELRAAFIIGFVIFIPFLIIDIVVSASLMSLGMMMLPPVTVALPFKLLLFVLVDGWGLVITALVGSYG from the coding sequence ATGACCGCGAGGCGTACGGTCGCACTACTGCTCCTGCTCGGCGCGCTGCTGCTGATCAGCCCCGCGTCGGTCGCGGCCGCGCCCGCGCCGCAGCCGACCGACGCCGGCACGATCGACATCAACATCAACGGCGGCGGTGACGCCGGCCAGCCGTCCACCTCGATCGTGCTGCTGATCGGCCTCACGCTGCTGTCCGTCGCGCCCGCGCTGCTGCTGCTCTGCACGTGCTTCACCAAGGTGTTCATGGTCCTCGGAATCACCCGCAACGCGCTCGGCCTCACCTCGATGCCACCGAACCAGGTGATCGCCGGCCTGGCGCTGTTCATCACGTTCTTCATCATGAGCCCGGTGCTGTCCGAGGTGAACGCGACCGGGGTCCAGCCCTACCTGAAGGGCGACAAGGACCAGACCGCCGCGTTCAACGACGGCGTGCGCCCGCTGCGCGCGTTCATGCTCGAGCACACCCGCCCGGACGAGATCGCGCTGCTCACCAAGGTCGCCGACGCCGAGAAACCGGCCAACCCGGACGCCGTACCGCTCACCACGCTGGTGCCCGCGTTCATCCTGTCCGAGTTGCGCGCCGCGTTCATCATCGGCTTCGTCATCTTCATCCCGTTCCTCATCATCGACATCGTGGTGTCCGCGTCACTGATGTCACTGGGCATGATGATGCTGCCGCCGGTCACCGTGGCCCTCCCGTTCAAGCTGCTGCTGTTCGTGCTCGTCGACGGCTGGGGCCTGGTGATCACCGCGCTCGTCGGCAGCTACGGCTGA
- a CDS encoding FliO/MopB family protein encodes MLELVLRITFSLAIVFGLMWGLARVLKKPLTGRHSGAALDVLSRAQLSRGSSVALIRVVDRALIVGVTEGQVTLLGETDLAAVERQLAGPLEKRNRITLPEHVRPGEDLSGEGAEDSVIVERPSDGGAASGRTWAQTLNFLRERTVRR; translated from the coding sequence GTGCTCGAGCTGGTCCTCCGGATCACCTTCTCGCTGGCCATCGTCTTCGGGCTGATGTGGGGCCTGGCGCGCGTGCTGAAGAAGCCGCTCACCGGGCGGCACAGCGGCGCCGCGCTGGACGTGCTGTCCCGCGCGCAGCTCAGCCGGGGCTCCTCGGTCGCGCTGATCCGGGTGGTGGACCGCGCGCTGATCGTGGGCGTCACCGAGGGCCAGGTGACGCTGCTCGGCGAGACCGACCTGGCCGCGGTCGAGCGACAGCTGGCGGGCCCGCTGGAGAAACGCAACCGGATCACGCTGCCCGAGCACGTGCGGCCCGGCGAGGACCTCAGCGGTGAGGGCGCCGAGGACAGCGTGATCGTGGAACGTCCGTCGGACGGCGGCGCGGCCTCCGGTCGTACCTGGGCACAGACGTTGAACTTCCTGAGGGAGCGGACGGTCCGGCGATGA
- the fliN gene encoding flagellar motor switch protein FliN, with protein sequence MTAATVTDSQLTLARSAAQAALAVLPTSTPLQAGQPVSGAIADLPDGQAITARFSGAATGEVVVIVGADLADALRTSPLGELDLATAVRPALEGAARAFGPVVLDPGQVMEPAVAMSALTVKGDMTVSVPLLEGGETRAVVAVLLSPWPSEGGDVAPRATAPATAVRAGLEMLHDVEMEVSAELGRTRMSVRDLLSVTPGTIVELDRAAGSPADLLVNGRLIARGEVVVIDENFGIRITEIMTPNE encoded by the coding sequence ATGACCGCGGCCACCGTCACCGACTCGCAGCTGACGCTCGCGCGCTCCGCGGCCCAGGCCGCGCTCGCCGTGCTGCCGACCAGCACGCCGCTGCAGGCCGGGCAGCCGGTCTCGGGCGCGATCGCGGACCTTCCGGACGGCCAGGCGATCACCGCGCGGTTCAGCGGCGCGGCCACCGGCGAGGTGGTCGTGATCGTCGGCGCGGACCTCGCGGACGCGCTGCGCACCAGCCCGCTCGGCGAGCTCGACCTGGCGACCGCGGTCCGGCCCGCGCTGGAGGGCGCGGCCCGCGCGTTCGGCCCGGTCGTGCTGGATCCGGGACAGGTGATGGAGCCCGCGGTCGCGATGAGCGCGCTGACCGTCAAGGGCGACATGACGGTCAGCGTGCCGCTGCTGGAGGGCGGCGAGACCCGGGCCGTGGTGGCGGTGCTGCTCTCACCGTGGCCGTCCGAGGGCGGTGACGTCGCACCCCGCGCCACCGCGCCGGCCACCGCGGTCCGGGCCGGCCTGGAGATGCTGCACGACGTCGAGATGGAGGTCTCGGCCGAGCTCGGGCGCACCCGGATGAGCGTGCGCGACCTGCTCTCGGTCACCCCCGGCACCATCGTCGAGCTGGACCGGGCCGCCGGCAGCCCGGCCGACCTGCTGGTCAACGGCCGGCTGATCGCGCGCGGCGAGGTGGTCGTGATCGACGAGAACTTCGGCATCCGGATCACCGAGATCATGACTCCGAACGAGTAG
- a CDS encoding flagellar motor switch protein FliM, translating to MSRRGGGTGPQPYDFRRPIKLSREHMRNLQMSFETYARSCGTLLTTRLRAVSQVGLLAIEQLTYEEYQTQLNNPTVLAVVTLEPLTGSILFEVPLSTAMASIDHLLGGPGGAQPERPLTDLEMPLLRGLIEKMLGELAYGLEAMVTVQPKLGAIEYNPQFVRTIAPGDAVVVTSFEIRVGSEESIASICIPFASILPVLEKPTEDVQLTPEERMSLLRAQSNLTTGLSLAPLDVAVRFAPIRMRTDDIVDLRPGDVVPLGHPVTVPLSVVVNDTVFAHAVPGTQGARLACLIVPSPKEDSRK from the coding sequence ATGTCGCGTCGCGGTGGAGGTACGGGGCCGCAGCCCTACGACTTCCGGCGCCCGATCAAGCTGTCCCGCGAGCACATGCGGAACCTGCAGATGTCCTTCGAGACGTATGCGCGCAGCTGCGGGACCCTGCTCACCACCCGGCTCCGGGCGGTCTCCCAGGTCGGCCTGCTCGCCATCGAGCAGCTCACCTACGAGGAGTACCAGACCCAGCTCAACAACCCGACCGTGCTGGCCGTGGTCACGCTGGAGCCGCTGACCGGCTCGATCCTGTTCGAGGTGCCGCTCAGCACCGCGATGGCCAGCATCGACCACCTGCTCGGCGGGCCCGGCGGCGCGCAGCCCGAACGCCCGCTGACCGATCTGGAGATGCCGCTGCTGCGCGGTCTGATCGAGAAGATGCTGGGCGAGCTCGCGTACGGCCTGGAGGCCATGGTCACGGTCCAGCCGAAGCTCGGCGCGATCGAGTACAACCCGCAGTTCGTCCGCACGATCGCGCCCGGCGACGCCGTGGTGGTCACGTCGTTCGAGATCCGGGTCGGCTCCGAGGAGTCGATCGCCAGCATCTGCATCCCGTTCGCCAGCATCCTGCCGGTGCTGGAGAAGCCGACCGAGGACGTGCAGCTGACACCGGAGGAACGGATGAGCCTGCTGCGCGCGCAGTCCAACCTCACCACCGGCCTGTCGCTCGCGCCGCTGGACGTGGCGGTCCGCTTCGCGCCGATCCGGATGCGCACGGACGACATCGTCGACCTGCGCCCCGGTGACGTGGTGCCGCTCGGCCACCCGGTCACCGTCCCCCTCTCCGTCGTGGTCAACGACACCGTCTTCGCCCATGCCGTCCCCGGGACCCAGGGAGCGCGTCTCGCCTGCCTGATCGTGCCCTCGCCCAAGGAGGACTCCCGCAAATGA
- a CDS encoding flagellar basal body-associated FliL family protein, with protein sequence MAKDEKAAEGDAPKKGGKKKLLIIIIAAVLLLGGGGGGAFMLLSGGSSEEEAAPAPEPGAIVALDPVTINLAAGHYLKVGIALQATATATEEPDGSKALNLAIDQYTNVKVAELETAEGRAKLKEALTEKIKEAYEDEVMAIYYTTFVTQ encoded by the coding sequence ATGGCTAAGGACGAGAAGGCCGCTGAGGGCGACGCGCCCAAGAAGGGCGGCAAGAAGAAGCTCCTGATCATCATCATCGCGGCGGTGCTGCTGCTCGGTGGCGGTGGCGGCGGCGCGTTCATGCTGCTATCCGGCGGGTCGAGCGAGGAGGAGGCCGCACCGGCGCCGGAGCCGGGCGCGATCGTGGCGCTGGACCCGGTCACCATCAACCTGGCCGCCGGGCACTACCTCAAGGTCGGCATCGCGCTGCAGGCCACCGCGACCGCGACCGAGGAGCCGGACGGCAGCAAGGCGCTCAACCTGGCGATCGACCAGTACACCAACGTGAAGGTCGCCGAGCTGGAGACGGCCGAGGGCCGGGCCAAGCTCAAGGAGGCGCTGACCGAGAAGATCAAGGAAGCGTACGAGGACGAGGTCATGGCGATCTACTACACGACTTTCGTCACGCAATAA